From one Thalassobaculum sp. OXR-137 genomic stretch:
- a CDS encoding NADH:flavin oxidoreductase/NADH oxidase — protein sequence MATETPLLFQPLTIRGVTLPNRVVLSPLCMYSARDGVANDWHFSHLSAFARGGTGLVFTEATAVRPEGRITHGCCGLWTDAQAEAYAPIAKFISGTGMIPAVQLAHAGRKASVAEPWTGGKPLGPDSPSKAEPWQTVGPSALPVGDDWPTPHPLSNAEIGDIVDAFAASARRSLAAGFKVAEIHAAHGYLLHSFLSPLTNRRNDSYGGDRAGRMRFLLEVAEAVRAVWPEELPLFCRISAIDGPQEGWSIEDSVALATELAARGVDVVDCSSGGIAGPPAYRADYAGKPLERAPRGPGFQVPFAERLRNEAGVKTMAVGVITEAAQAEEILQEGRADLIGIGRELMYNPFWALHAAEALGADPECALWETQYGWAMVRRSEIAASGGKR from the coding sequence ATGGCGACCGAGACCCCGCTCTTGTTCCAGCCGCTGACGATCCGCGGCGTGACTTTGCCGAACCGCGTAGTGCTGTCACCGCTCTGCATGTATTCGGCCCGGGACGGCGTGGCGAACGACTGGCACTTCTCGCATCTGAGCGCCTTCGCCCGCGGCGGCACCGGCCTGGTCTTCACCGAGGCGACCGCCGTGCGTCCGGAGGGCCGGATCACCCATGGCTGCTGCGGGCTGTGGACCGACGCCCAGGCCGAGGCCTATGCGCCGATCGCCAAGTTCATCTCCGGGACCGGCATGATCCCGGCGGTGCAGCTCGCCCATGCCGGCCGCAAGGCCTCGGTGGCGGAGCCCTGGACCGGCGGCAAGCCGCTCGGCCCGGACTCCCCCAGCAAGGCCGAGCCGTGGCAGACCGTCGGCCCGTCGGCCCTGCCGGTAGGCGATGACTGGCCGACGCCGCATCCGCTGTCCAATGCGGAGATCGGCGATATCGTGGACGCCTTCGCCGCCTCCGCCAGGCGCTCGCTCGCCGCAGGCTTCAAGGTGGCGGAGATCCATGCCGCCCACGGCTATCTGCTGCACAGTTTCCTGTCGCCGCTGACCAACCGGCGCAACGATTCCTACGGCGGCGACCGGGCCGGTCGGATGCGCTTCCTGCTGGAAGTCGCCGAGGCCGTGCGGGCGGTCTGGCCGGAGGAGCTGCCGCTGTTCTGCCGGATCTCCGCCATCGACGGCCCGCAGGAGGGCTGGTCGATCGAGGATTCCGTGGCGCTGGCAACCGAATTGGCGGCGCGGGGCGTGGACGTGGTCGACTGCTCGTCGGGCGGCATCGCCGGACCGCCGGCCTATCGCGCTGACTATGCCGGCAAGCCCCTGGAGCGCGCGCCGCGCGGACCCGGCTTCCAGGTCCCCTTCGCCGAACGGCTGCGGAACGAGGCCGGGGTGAAGACCATGGCGGTCGGCGTCATCACCGAAGCGGCGCAGGCGGAGGAGATCCTGCAGGAGGGCCGCGCCGACCTGATCGGGATCGGCCGGGAGCTGATGTACAACCCGTTCTGGGCGCTCCATGCGGCGGAAGCGCTGGGAGCGGACCCGGAGTGCGCGCTCTGGGAGACGCAATACGGCTGGGCGATGGTCCGTCGTTCGGAGATCGCGGCCAGCGGCGGGAAGCGGTAG
- a CDS encoding argininosuccinate synthase — MSDTESVKKVVLAYSGGLDTSIILRWLQDTYRCEVVTFTADLGQGEDLEPAREKAKLLGIKEIFIEDLREEFVRDFVFPMFRANTVYEGTYLLGTSIARPLIAKRQIEIAQETGADAVCHGATGKGNDQVRFELSYYALQPDIKIIAPWREWDLGSRTALIDYAEKHQIPVPKDKRGEAPFSVDANMLHVSSEGKVLEDPAVQAADYIWSNTIAPEEAPDKPTFVEIGFEKGDPVSIDGEALSPATILTKLNELGRANGIGRLDLVENRFVGMKNRGLYETPGGTIMHVAHRAIESITLDREMGHLKDELMPRYAKLIYNGFWFAPEREMLQTAIDFSQQAVTGTVTMKLYKGNAMVVARKAEKSLFSADWVTFEESAVADYDHKDAAGFIKLNALRLRLKKMLQG, encoded by the coding sequence ATGTCCGATACCGAGTCCGTGAAGAAAGTCGTCCTCGCCTATTCCGGTGGCCTGGACACCTCCATCATCCTGCGCTGGCTCCAGGACACCTACCGATGCGAGGTCGTGACCTTCACCGCCGATCTCGGCCAGGGCGAGGATCTCGAGCCGGCGCGCGAGAAGGCCAAGCTGCTCGGCATCAAGGAAATCTTCATCGAGGACCTGCGCGAGGAGTTCGTGCGCGACTTCGTGTTCCCGATGTTCCGCGCCAACACGGTCTACGAGGGCACCTACCTGCTGGGCACCTCCATCGCCCGGCCGCTCATCGCCAAGCGGCAGATCGAGATCGCCCAGGAGACCGGCGCCGATGCCGTCTGCCATGGCGCCACCGGCAAGGGCAACGACCAGGTCCGTTTCGAGCTGAGCTATTACGCGCTGCAGCCGGACATCAAGATCATCGCTCCGTGGCGTGAATGGGACCTCGGCTCGCGCACCGCGCTGATCGACTACGCCGAGAAGCACCAGATCCCGGTGCCGAAGGACAAGCGCGGCGAGGCGCCGTTCTCCGTCGACGCCAACATGCTGCACGTCTCCTCGGAAGGTAAGGTGCTGGAGGATCCGGCGGTCCAGGCGGCCGACTACATCTGGTCCAACACCATCGCCCCGGAAGAGGCGCCGGATAAGCCGACCTTCGTGGAGATCGGCTTCGAGAAGGGCGACCCCGTCTCCATCGACGGCGAGGCGCTCAGTCCGGCCACCATCCTGACCAAGCTGAACGAGCTCGGCCGCGCCAACGGCATCGGCCGTCTCGACCTGGTGGAGAACCGCTTCGTCGGCATGAAGAACCGCGGCCTGTACGAGACCCCGGGCGGCACCATCATGCATGTCGCTCATCGGGCCATCGAGAGCATCACTCTCGACCGCGAGATGGGCCATCTCAAGGACGAGCTGATGCCGCGCTACGCCAAGCTCATCTACAACGGCTTCTGGTTCGCCCCGGAGCGCGAGATGCTCCAGACGGCCATCGACTTCAGCCAGCAGGCGGTGACCGGCACCGTGACCATGAAGCTCTACAAGGGCAATGCCATGGTCGTCGCCCGCAAGGCCGAGAAGAGCCTGTTCTCCGCCGACTGGGTGACCTTCGAGGAGAGCGCGGTGGCCGATTACGACCACAAGGACGCGGCCGGCTTCATCAAGCTGAACGCCCTGCGCCTGCGTCTGAAGAAGATGCTGCAGGGCTAA
- a CDS encoding ATP-binding protein: MSDDQAIDVLQALIAPLDQAVVILSARQRVLICVAANEAARSLLASDGLGLVGRSAEGLLSGDSRSALSHTLEVLADGAARSAGIAIQGPDGQASIVSVKIVPLGDHVAWYLSAPQPDPQPETERRIAIAEGRFRAWLDRGDDLVVVYDNQDRVVVANDRWLETLAIGSLSDVVGKTAWEIVTSRAEVVDHVATGFPSKEAWSNHWFAQRHKESGDTGIVHLKTGRIVRTRYQTTAAGERIFTARDVTDAERSRRRIGEAFEAIGQAFALFDADQRLTAWNSRLADLASGLALTQGMPYTAVAGAIARASVTMKSRSGTPLKAEDLVSRTPVFGQRYEFELVAETGRTLRVHEDVTHEAGRVLIGHDITALKGHQLALEYRVEDLGRARQEAEHHAARATAMAELLHAEKERAEAASRSKSQFLANMSHELRTPLNAIIGFSEILKNETFGPVGHDRYRGYAEDIHSSGHHLLSLINDVLDMAKIEAGKFEPAITTNAVDDLIYEVRRMIKGRMAEAGLSLVLDLPSVAVVWDFDRRAIKQVLINLLANAIRFTSAGGQIAIRVRSDDRGFILEVEDTGTGIPAEHVQRLLQPFEQMSDMTRRGQEGTGLGLSLSKALVEAHGGTLSIHSVVGEGTAVTLWLPPTPGGRSDACP, encoded by the coding sequence TTGAGTGACGATCAGGCCATCGACGTCCTGCAGGCGCTGATCGCGCCGCTGGACCAGGCCGTCGTCATTCTGTCGGCGCGGCAGCGGGTTCTGATCTGCGTGGCCGCGAACGAAGCCGCCCGCTCCCTGCTGGCGAGCGACGGGTTGGGGCTGGTCGGCCGCTCGGCCGAAGGGCTGCTCTCGGGCGACAGCCGCTCGGCGCTTTCCCATACCCTGGAGGTTCTGGCCGACGGCGCCGCCCGGTCCGCCGGGATCGCCATTCAGGGACCGGACGGCCAGGCCTCCATCGTCTCCGTGAAGATCGTGCCCCTGGGCGACCATGTCGCCTGGTATCTGTCGGCTCCGCAGCCGGATCCGCAGCCGGAGACGGAGAGGCGCATTGCGATCGCCGAGGGCCGGTTCCGGGCGTGGCTCGACCGTGGCGACGATCTTGTGGTGGTCTATGACAATCAGGACCGGGTCGTCGTGGCCAATGACCGGTGGCTGGAAACCCTGGCCATCGGGTCGCTGAGCGACGTCGTCGGGAAGACCGCCTGGGAGATCGTGACGTCGCGGGCGGAGGTCGTGGACCACGTGGCGACCGGATTTCCCAGCAAGGAAGCCTGGAGCAATCACTGGTTCGCCCAGCGCCATAAAGAGTCTGGCGACACCGGTATCGTGCACCTGAAGACCGGGCGTATCGTGCGCACCCGCTACCAGACCACCGCTGCCGGCGAACGCATCTTCACCGCCCGCGACGTCACCGACGCCGAGCGTAGCCGGCGGCGCATCGGCGAGGCTTTCGAGGCGATCGGCCAGGCCTTCGCCCTGTTCGACGCCGACCAGCGGCTGACGGCCTGGAACAGCCGGCTCGCCGATCTGGCGTCGGGCCTCGCCTTGACCCAGGGCATGCCCTACACGGCGGTCGCAGGCGCCATCGCCCGCGCCAGCGTGACCATGAAATCGCGCAGCGGCACCCCGCTGAAGGCGGAGGACCTGGTGTCCCGCACGCCGGTCTTCGGTCAGCGCTACGAATTCGAGCTCGTGGCGGAGACCGGCCGGACCCTGAGGGTGCACGAGGACGTCACCCACGAGGCCGGCCGCGTCCTGATCGGGCACGACATCACGGCGCTTAAGGGGCACCAGCTCGCTCTGGAATACCGGGTCGAGGATCTCGGCCGGGCCCGCCAGGAGGCCGAACACCATGCGGCCCGGGCGACCGCCATGGCGGAGCTTCTGCATGCGGAAAAGGAGCGGGCCGAGGCGGCAAGCCGCAGCAAGTCGCAGTTCCTCGCCAATATGAGCCACGAGCTGCGCACCCCGCTCAACGCCATCATCGGCTTTTCGGAAATCCTGAAGAACGAGACCTTCGGCCCGGTCGGGCACGACCGTTACCGCGGCTATGCCGAGGACATCCATTCCAGCGGCCATCACCTGCTCAGCCTGATCAACGACGTGCTCGACATGGCGAAGATCGAGGCCGGCAAGTTCGAGCCGGCGATCACCACGAACGCGGTGGACGACCTGATCTACGAGGTCCGCCGGATGATCAAGGGCCGCATGGCGGAGGCCGGGCTGAGCCTGGTGCTCGACCTGCCGTCGGTCGCCGTGGTCTGGGATTTCGACCGGCGGGCGATCAAGCAGGTGCTGATCAACCTGCTGGCCAACGCGATCCGCTTCACCTCGGCCGGCGGTCAGATCGCGATCCGGGTGCGCAGCGACGATCGCGGCTTCATCTTGGAGGTGGAGGATACCGGTACCGGGATCCCGGCCGAGCATGTGCAGCGGCTGCTGCAACCCTTCGAGCAGATGTCGGACATGACCAGGCGGGGGCAGGAGGGGACGGGCCTGGGGCTCTCCCTGTCGAAGGCGCTGGTCGAGGCCCATGGCGGCACGCTCTCGATCCACAGCGTCGTCGGGGAAGGGACCGCGGTGACCCTGTGGCTGCCGCCGACGCCGGGCGGGCGGTCCGACGCGTGTCCCTGA
- a CDS encoding GFA family protein, whose translation MTRTMVGSCLCGAVRFEVVGEIQGFYLCHCSRCRKDTGSAHAANLFTAAAAIDWLSGRENVRTYRVPETRHQKSFCVTCGSAVPSVQVEGDLLMIPAGCIDGAISRQPDAHICLASRADWDDRLENVAGIEGVPG comes from the coding sequence ATGACCCGGACAATGGTTGGTTCCTGTCTGTGCGGCGCCGTGCGCTTTGAAGTCGTGGGCGAGATTCAGGGGTTCTATCTGTGTCACTGCTCGCGCTGCCGAAAGGACACCGGGTCCGCGCATGCAGCCAATCTGTTTACCGCGGCCGCGGCGATCGATTGGCTTTCAGGTCGTGAGAACGTCCGGACCTACCGCGTCCCGGAAACGCGGCACCAGAAGAGTTTCTGTGTGACATGCGGGTCCGCCGTCCCCAGCGTCCAAGTCGAGGGGGATCTTCTGATGATCCCCGCCGGCTGCATCGACGGGGCGATCTCCAGGCAACCGGACGCCCATATCTGCCTCGCCAGCCGGGCGGACTGGGACGACCGATTGGAAAATGTCGCGGGGATTGAGGGGGTGCCGGGCTGA
- a CDS encoding NnrU family protein — protein MLGTIDAVIIGVLVFTGGHFLLSSAPIRDRAIDAIGEEKFRGLYSLVMLGGLVWLILAFRDAPYMEIWVPGAATKWVPNILVPIACILLVSGITTRSPTSVGGEAMLAEPTTFKGILTITRHPFLWGTGLWSLGHLATNGDLASILLFGGIAVLSFAGMPALDAKIRRKVDSAWGPVAMTTSILPFLAVLQGRTRLDLAGIGWWRLGLGVLVWVLLYGAHPYYAGVWPHPG, from the coding sequence ATGCTGGGCACGATCGACGCGGTCATCATCGGCGTGCTCGTCTTCACCGGAGGGCACTTCCTGCTGTCCTCGGCGCCGATCCGCGACCGGGCGATCGACGCCATCGGAGAAGAGAAGTTCCGGGGCCTGTATTCGCTGGTCATGCTGGGCGGCCTGGTCTGGCTGATCCTCGCCTTCCGCGACGCACCCTACATGGAGATCTGGGTGCCGGGCGCGGCGACCAAGTGGGTCCCCAACATCCTGGTGCCGATCGCCTGCATCCTGCTCGTGTCCGGCATCACCACGCGCAGCCCGACCTCGGTCGGCGGCGAGGCCATGCTGGCGGAGCCGACCACCTTCAAGGGCATCCTGACGATCACCCGCCACCCGTTCCTGTGGGGCACCGGCCTGTGGTCGCTCGGCCACCTGGCGACCAACGGCGATCTCGCCTCGATTCTCCTGTTCGGCGGCATCGCGGTCCTGTCCTTCGCCGGCATGCCCGCCCTGGACGCCAAGATCCGCCGCAAGGTGGACAGCGCCTGGGGGCCGGTGGCGATGACCACCTCGATCCTGCCGTTCCTCGCCGTCCTCCAGGGCCGCACCCGCCTCGACCTCGCCGGCATCGGCTGGTGGCGCCTGGGGCTCGGCGTGCTGGTCTGGGTCCTGCTCTACGGCGCCCATCCGTATTACGCCGGGGTCTGGCCGCATCCGGGTTGA
- a CDS encoding SDR family NAD(P)-dependent oxidoreductase, protein MADRVALVTAGAQGIGRATVLALSAAGFRVAAIDTDVEALAELPDGILTVAGDVGDEAVVADAIAHTVERFGRLDAIVNNAGINANGPVESLDLDAVRKVLDVSLVSILATAKHGAKHLRAAGGGAIVNIASSRALMSEPDTEAYSAAKGGVVAVTHALAMSLGTRDDRDGPAIRVNAISPGWIETGPWQKASTRRDPAHSDADREQHPVGRVGTPEDIAEAVLYLLDDRAGFITGQNLVIDGGMTKKMIYVE, encoded by the coding sequence ATGGCCGACAGGGTCGCGCTCGTCACCGCCGGTGCCCAGGGCATCGGCCGGGCGACCGTGCTGGCCCTGTCCGCCGCCGGCTTCCGGGTCGCGGCGATCGATACCGACGTCGAGGCCCTGGCCGAGCTACCCGATGGGATCCTGACCGTCGCCGGCGATGTCGGCGACGAGGCGGTGGTGGCCGACGCCATCGCCCACACTGTCGAGCGCTTCGGCCGGCTTGACGCCATCGTCAACAACGCCGGCATCAACGCCAACGGCCCGGTCGAGAGCCTCGACCTGGACGCCGTGCGCAAGGTGCTGGACGTGAGCCTGGTCAGCATTCTCGCCACGGCCAAGCACGGGGCGAAGCATCTCCGGGCGGCCGGTGGCGGGGCGATTGTGAACATCGCCTCTTCCCGTGCCCTGATGAGCGAGCCGGACACCGAAGCCTATTCCGCCGCCAAGGGCGGAGTGGTGGCGGTGACCCACGCGCTCGCCATGTCGCTCGGTACCCGCGACGACCGCGACGGCCCGGCGATCCGGGTCAACGCGATCTCGCCCGGCTGGATCGAGACCGGCCCCTGGCAGAAGGCGTCGACGCGCCGCGATCCGGCGCATAGCGACGCCGACCGGGAGCAGCACCCTGTGGGCCGCGTCGGCACGCCCGAGGACATCGCCGAGGCGGTGCTCTACCTGCTCGACGACCGGGCGGGCTTCATCACCGGTCAGAACCTGGTGATCGACGGCGGCATGACGAAGAAGATGATCTACGTGGAGTAA
- a CDS encoding sensor histidine kinase has protein sequence MSVELAILNKPIDIQGGALASAADTLDAAFLGALLLVPVHSTTCEIVDFLCADATPGALSLLGLAAKDLIGKSLVRRLSGWVGRDPLQLAQCVLRDGRPVDCAFDATAAPAYHTLRARFAPHRAGILMTWSDAVPRADISTRLREAERRAEVAEARLVDSFVASPDPFALFDQQERLVLCNEAWIDIFGLQEVDSVIGRGIEDLMAVAGRSETVPASQGYARWRLENRISASDDSYEMALADGRTFRLRERVTRDGGLVSVGSEVTEIIRQREVLHRALESINVRIGIFDPEDRLVVWNQAFARVAGEDALQSGMTFEACASINAARDDVVTLYDGREIDLEERMALHALRHRELQFERRYKDGSVSLMSETRTPDGWIVIAGTTITELKAKEAVLRARVAELDSARAEAERHAADLAVVTEQLTVEKERAETANRTKSRFLANMSHELRTPLNAILGFSEILKLEAFGPLGAERYRDYAEDIHASGNHLLSLINDILDMSKVEAGKYSLVLEDVALSDVVDRAARMVRGRAAEAELHLDIGPVDPSLILRIDPRAVKQVLINLLANAIKFTPAHGYVELVTVVEPGAVQMTVRDTGPGIDPNEVPRLLRPFEQAKSAGGQGTGLGLALSSALVGLHGGRLTVDSLPGAGTSVTVRLPRD, from the coding sequence ATGTCGGTTGAGTTGGCGATCCTGAATAAGCCGATAGACATACAAGGCGGTGCCCTCGCATCCGCCGCCGACACGCTGGATGCGGCATTCCTCGGTGCGCTGCTGCTGGTGCCGGTGCACTCGACGACCTGCGAAATTGTCGATTTCCTGTGCGCGGACGCGACACCCGGCGCCCTGTCCCTGCTCGGCCTCGCCGCGAAGGACCTTATCGGCAAGAGCCTGGTGCGGCGGCTGTCCGGCTGGGTCGGCCGCGATCCCCTGCAACTTGCGCAGTGCGTTCTGCGCGACGGCCGCCCGGTGGACTGCGCCTTCGACGCCACCGCCGCCCCCGCCTATCACACGTTGCGCGCGCGCTTCGCCCCGCATCGCGCCGGTATTCTGATGACCTGGAGCGACGCGGTCCCGCGGGCGGACATTTCCACCCGCCTCAGGGAGGCTGAGCGGCGGGCCGAGGTGGCGGAAGCCCGTCTGGTGGACAGTTTTGTCGCCAGCCCGGATCCCTTCGCCCTGTTCGACCAGCAGGAAAGGCTCGTGCTGTGCAACGAGGCCTGGATCGACATTTTCGGCCTGCAGGAAGTCGACTCAGTCATCGGGCGCGGAATCGAGGATCTGATGGCCGTCGCCGGACGCTCCGAGACTGTCCCGGCGAGCCAGGGCTATGCCCGATGGCGCCTTGAGAACCGGATCTCGGCTTCCGACGATTCCTACGAGATGGCGCTCGCCGACGGGCGGACCTTCCGCCTGCGCGAACGGGTGACCCGCGATGGCGGCCTGGTCAGCGTCGGGTCGGAAGTCACCGAGATCATCCGTCAGCGCGAAGTCCTTCACAGGGCGCTCGAATCGATCAACGTCCGGATCGGCATCTTCGATCCGGAGGATCGTCTGGTGGTCTGGAACCAGGCCTTCGCCCGCGTGGCCGGGGAAGACGCCCTCCAGTCCGGCATGACCTTCGAGGCGTGCGCCAGCATCAACGCGGCCCGTGACGATGTGGTCACCCTGTATGACGGACGGGAGATCGACCTGGAGGAGCGCATGGCGCTGCACGCCCTCCGTCATCGCGAGCTCCAGTTCGAGCGCCGGTACAAGGACGGCTCGGTCAGTCTGATGAGTGAGACGCGGACGCCGGACGGCTGGATCGTGATCGCCGGCACCACGATCACCGAGCTGAAGGCGAAGGAGGCGGTGCTGCGGGCCCGGGTCGCCGAGCTCGATTCAGCCCGGGCCGAGGCCGAGCGCCATGCGGCCGACCTGGCGGTGGTGACCGAGCAGCTCACCGTGGAGAAGGAGCGGGCCGAGACCGCCAACAGGACCAAGTCGCGGTTCCTCGCCAATATGAGTCACGAGCTGCGGACGCCGCTGAACGCGATCCTCGGTTTCTCGGAGATCCTGAAGCTGGAGGCCTTCGGCCCCCTCGGCGCCGAGCGCTACCGCGACTACGCCGAAGACATCCATGCCAGCGGCAATCATCTGCTCAGCCTGATCAACGACATCCTCGACATGTCCAAGGTGGAAGCGGGCAAGTACAGCCTGGTGCTGGAGGACGTCGCCCTGAGCGACGTGGTGGACCGTGCGGCGCGGATGGTGCGCGGCCGGGCTGCGGAGGCCGAGCTGCATCTCGACATCGGCCCGGTGGACCCGTCGCTGATCCTGCGGATCGACCCGCGGGCGGTCAAACAGGTGCTGATCAACCTGCTGGCCAACGCCATCAAGTTCACCCCGGCCCACGGTTATGTGGAACTCGTCACGGTCGTGGAGCCGGGGGCGGTGCAGATGACCGTGCGCGACACCGGTCCGGGCATCGACCCGAATGAGGTTCCGCGGCTGCTGCGGCCGTTCGAGCAGGCCAAGTCCGCCGGCGGACAGGGCACCGGCCTCGGCCTCGCCCTCAGCAGCGCGCTTGTCGGGCTCCATGGCGGCCGCCTGACGGTGGACAGCCTGCCGGGTGCGGGCACCAGCGTCACGGTCCGGCTGCCGCGGGACTGA
- a CDS encoding dipeptidase, which translates to MPSTTPPIFDGHNDVLLRLHRKESSDAATQFVKGDNRGHLDLPRMQKGGFGGGFFAVFVPSPRDPDAADNFTDSMQGDSYDLPLPAELDIGYAQPIALEMMGLLFQIEKESEGAFTVCRTAAEIRAALERGSVAAILHIEGAETIDPEFRSLELLYQAGLRSIGPVWSRPTAFAHGVPFRFPGNPDTGPGLTDLGKELIRRCNQMRVMIDLSHLNEAGFWDVAKLSDAPLVATHSNAHALSASTRNLTDRQLAAIRESDGMVGVNFATCFLRADGQMNAQTGLDVMMRHFDHLIEHVGEDRVGFGSDFDGATIPGDIGDVAGLPVMRQAMRDHGVDDALMEKLCWGNWVRVLEKTWGA; encoded by the coding sequence ATGCCCTCCACTACCCCTCCCATCTTCGACGGCCATAACGACGTCCTGCTGCGCCTGCACCGCAAGGAGTCCTCCGACGCGGCGACCCAGTTCGTGAAGGGCGACAACCGCGGCCACCTCGACCTGCCGCGCATGCAGAAGGGCGGGTTCGGCGGCGGCTTCTTCGCCGTGTTCGTGCCGTCGCCCCGGGATCCCGACGCGGCCGACAACTTCACCGACTCCATGCAGGGCGACAGCTACGACCTGCCGCTGCCCGCCGAACTCGATATCGGCTACGCCCAGCCCATCGCTCTGGAGATGATGGGCCTGCTGTTCCAGATCGAGAAGGAGAGCGAGGGCGCCTTCACCGTCTGCCGCACCGCCGCCGAGATCCGCGCGGCCCTGGAGCGCGGATCGGTCGCCGCCATCCTGCATATCGAGGGTGCGGAGACCATCGACCCCGAGTTCCGCTCGCTGGAACTGCTGTACCAGGCGGGCCTGCGCTCCATCGGACCGGTATGGAGCCGGCCGACCGCCTTCGCCCACGGGGTGCCGTTCCGCTTCCCCGGCAATCCCGATACCGGTCCGGGACTGACCGATCTCGGCAAGGAGCTGATCCGGCGCTGCAATCAGATGCGGGTGATGATCGACCTCTCCCACCTGAACGAGGCCGGGTTCTGGGACGTGGCCAAGCTCAGCGATGCGCCGCTGGTCGCCACCCATTCCAACGCCCACGCGCTCAGCGCCAGTACACGCAACCTGACCGACAGGCAGCTCGCCGCGATCCGCGAGAGCGACGGCATGGTCGGCGTCAACTTCGCCACCTGCTTCCTGCGCGCGGACGGGCAGATGAACGCCCAGACCGGGCTCGACGTGATGATGCGCCACTTCGATCACCTGATCGAGCATGTGGGCGAGGACCGGGTCGGCTTCGGCTCCGATTTCGACGGAGCGACGATCCCGGGCGATATCGGCGACGTGGCCGGGCTGCCGGTCATGCGTCAGGCGATGCGCGACCATGGCGTCGATGACGCGCTGATGGAAAAACTGTGCTGGGGCAACTGGGTCCGAGTGCTGGAGAAGACCTGGGGCGCCTGA